A genomic region of Oncorhynchus mykiss isolate Arlee chromosome 4, USDA_OmykA_1.1, whole genome shotgun sequence contains the following coding sequences:
- the LOC110522290 gene encoding adhesion G-protein coupled receptor F1 isoform X2, with the protein MASPKTVWYLSVLLVFCSSLEKQDCLETPNVTLEESPTDGSQVPSREKRAVSAVSTVTATIYEKVGEVEFDVYNIPLEIILYLKSHVKSVTYPILISSVLNVTDINITTECSSDPSGFRCRCEDQYSWSCDQCSSNVSCDEIVDGKTCGCLNDYPSDGKFCQPITNLTACTTPSPTPAKKYTESSTTTTTPSSTTSIPTTKQPTASSATPTTPSENTLNLQFTMDITFESIFNDVNSAMFKDINQTIVDIYKRNMQGFISAKLNRLKSGSVIADFTVITTIVDNVEIAKAKADIVSTLGEKYQIKFICLNDAIFGNGQVNEKVVVYCKPDEVGQKTAICQRNGSFSNREDNCVLKEIENLFSLSQVLVGTGLPVFLERLRNSTFNLLGRIVASPATISTIVNILKNVANVSQSTPINKPLMKNFLETAGVLTSKGAKASWDVLNKNKNESSAFLGTIETLSNFLTDDFFNIETPSIFLNKTTVNNSINNFFNLNSSVLIDIPASEASFNSITIITFDSLDNVLPARNSSSLNNIVNTINGKVVLVKVNGTIKNVKFSFDVLNETLANPQCVFWNFNLFDGLGGWDDKGCELQSEKNGTVTCHCNHLTSFSILMSPSIPAVLRVALDFITYIGVGISMGCLVVCLIIEMLVWNAVTGNNTSYMRHVSIVNIAVSLLIADIWFIIGAAISDNEKKDLPACSTATFFIHFFYLALFFWMLVSGLLLLYRTVMVFSHMSKPAMLAISFSLGYGAPLIIAVITIAVTAPGKQYIRDNDGVCWLNWTESKALLAFVIPALTIVVINLLILIVVLFKMLRRGVGDVTQPDEKNALVVIVRCLAILTPFFGTTWGLGVGTMTTPNNLGIHIVFAIFNSLQGLFILVFGTLLDKKIREALTGRSQVSSNRTRSTSAATSSSSGLGFFRIRRRNVFNVSAAPTSGTTGAS; encoded by the exons ATGGCCTCACCAAAGACAGTTTGGTACTTAAGTGTCCTCTTGGTATTTTGCTCCAGTCTGGAAAAACAAGATTGCTTGGAAACTCCAAATGTAACATTGGAG GAATCACCCACTGATGGATCACAAGTTCCTTCTAGAGAAAAGCGAGCGG TTTCCGCAGTTTCCACAGTGACAGCAACCATCTATGAGAAAGTTGGTGAAGTTGAGTTTGACGTCTATAATATTCCACTTGAAATCATACTTTACCTAAAGTCCCATGTGAAAAGTGTAACCTACCCCATCCTGATCTCCAGTGTGTTAAATGTAACAGACATAAACATTACTACTG AATGCTCCTCAGACCCCAGTGGATTCAGGTGCAGGTGTGAGGACCAGTATAGTTGGTCATGTGACCAGTGTTCCTCCAATGTGTCCTGTGATGAGATCGTTGATGGCAAAACATGTGGATGTCTCAATGACTATCCTTCTGATGGAAAGTTCTGTCAGCCAATCACAA ATCTGACGGCTTGTACAACACCATCTCCAACACCAG CAAAAAAGTACACAGAAAGTTCAACAACTACAACGACACCCTCCAGTACTACATCAA TACCAACAACAAAACAGCCAACAGCAAGTTCAGCAACTCCAACGACACCCTCCG AAAACACACTGAACCTACAATTTACTATGGACATCACCTTTGAGTCCATCTTTAATGATGTAAATAGTGCAATGTTCAAAGATATTAATCAAACT ATCGTAGACATATATAAGAGAAACATGCAAGGCTTCATATCAGCAAAGTTAAATCGTTTAAA GAGTGGAAGTGTTATTGCAGATTTTACTGTTATAACAACAATTGTCGATAATGTGGAAATTGCAAAAGCAAAAGCGGATATTGTCTCAACACTTGGAGAAAAATATCAAATAA AGTTTATCTGCTTGAATGATGCGATCTTTGGCAATGGACAAGTTAATGAAAAAGTTGTAGTTTACTGCAAACCGGATGAAGTGGGTCAGAAGACTGCCATTTGTCAAAGAAATGGCTCGTTTTCAAATCGTGAGGACAACTGTGTCTTAAAAGAAATTGAAAACCTGTTTTCTTTATCTCAG GTTTTAGTGGGGACTGGTCTTCCAGTCTTTTTGGAAAGACTCCGCAACAGCACTTTTAACCTCCTAGGTAGAATAGTTGCATCACCTGCAACTATTTCTACTATTGTTAATATTCTTAAAAATGTTGCAAATGTGTCCCAAAGTACCCCAATTAACAAACCATTGATGAAG AATTTCCTGGAAACGGCAGGTGTACTTACTTCCAAAGGAGCAAAAGCCTCCTGGGATGttctaaacaaaaacaaaaacgaaAGCTCAGCCTTTCTGGGCACCATTGAAACACTTTCCAATTTCCTTACCGACGACTTTTTTAACATAGAAACGCCAAGCATTTTTTTGAACAAAACCACAGTCAACAACTCAATAAACAACTTTTTCAATTTAAACTCGTCTGTTCTGATAGACATACCGGCATCTGAAGCTTCCTTCAATTCAATCACCATAATAACATTTGACTCCTTGGATAATGTTTTACCTGCGagaaacagcagcagtctgaacaacATTGTCAACACCATCAACGGAAAAGTGGTTCTGGTGAAGGTGAATGGCACAATCAAGAATGTGAAGTTCAGTTTTGACGTACTGAACGAGACACTGGCCAATCCTCAGTGTGTTTTCTGGAACTTCAACCTTTTTGACGGCCTTGGAGGATGGGATGATAAAGGATGTGAACTGCAGTCTGAAAAGAATGGCACTGTCACCTGTCACTGTAATCATCTGACCTCCTTCTCCATTTTGATGTCGCCTTCCATTCCAGCTGTGTTGCGTGTCGCTTTGGATTTTATCACTTACATTGGAGTTGGCATATCAATGGGTTGCTTGGTCGTGTGTCTCATCATTGAGATGTTGGTATGGAATGCTGTGACTGGAAACAACACATCTTACATGCGTCATGTCTCTATAGTGAACATCGCCGTTTCCCTTCTGATTGCTGACATTTGGTTCATTATTGGTGCAGCAATTTCCGACAATGAAAAAAAAGATCTACCTGCGTGTTCCACAGCAACATTTTTCATCCACTTTTTCTACCTGGCTCTGTTTTTCTGGATGTTGGTGTCAGGCCTTTTGCTGCTCTACCGGACTGTCATGGTGTTCTCTCACATGTCTAAACCAGCAATGTTGGCCATCAGTTTTTCTTTGGGCTATGGAGCTCCCCTCATCATTGCTGTCATAACTATCGCAGTGACAGCCCCAGGGAAACAATACATCAGAGATAATGATGGGGTTTGCTGGCTCAACTGGACAGAGTCAAAGGCCCTTCTGGCTTTTGTGATCCCCGCCCTGACCATAGTGGTCATCAACCTTTTGATCCTGATTGTGGTTCTGTTCAAAATGCTGAGGAGAGGTGTGGGGGATGTTACTCAGCCAGATGAGAAAAATGCTTTGGTGGTCATCGTCAGGTGTCTGGCCATTCTGACTCCCTTCTTTGGTACTACCTGGGGACTAGGAGTAGGAACCATGACTACACCAAACAATCTAGGAATCCATATTGTGTTTGCAATCTTCAATTCATTACAG GGTTTGTTCATCTTGGTATTTGGAACACTTTTGGACAAAAAG ATCCGGGAAGCTCTGACAGGAAGGTCACAAGTGTCCTCCAACCGCACAAGG TCCACAAGTGCTGCAACATCATCGTCAAGTGGTTTGGGATTTTTCCGGATACGGAGGAGAA ATGTTTTCAACGTTTCAGCAGCTCCAACATCCGGCACTACCGGTGCATCATAG
- the LOC110522290 gene encoding adhesion G protein-coupled receptor F5 isoform X1, whose protein sequence is MASPKTVWYLSVLLVFCSSLEKQDCLETPNVTLEESPTDGSQVPSREKRAVSAVSTVTATIYEKVGEVEFDVYNIPLEIILYLKSHVKSVTYPILISSVLNVTDINITTECSSDPSGFRCRCEDQYSWSCDQCSSNVSCDEIVDGKTCGCLNDYPSDGKFCQPITNLTACPSPTTTAEPSTTYGEIIEIELDMTDISATLIDVLRASVTGLTYPVLISNVLNVTDVNFTTACYPNSTCRCEDQYGWSCEQCLSYGSCDNITDDSCGCIKAIPSYGPFCQPITNLTACTTPSPTPAKKYTESSTTTTTPSSTTSIPTTKQPTASSATPTTPSENTLNLQFTMDITFESIFNDVNSAMFKDINQTIVDIYKRNMQGFISAKLNRLKSGSVIADFTVITTIVDNVEIAKAKADIVSTLGEKYQIKFICLNDAIFGNGQVNEKVVVYCKPDEVGQKTAICQRNGSFSNREDNCVLKEIENLFSLSQVLVGTGLPVFLERLRNSTFNLLGRIVASPATISTIVNILKNVANVSQSTPINKPLMKNFLETAGVLTSKGAKASWDVLNKNKNESSAFLGTIETLSNFLTDDFFNIETPSIFLNKTTVNNSINNFFNLNSSVLIDIPASEASFNSITIITFDSLDNVLPARNSSSLNNIVNTINGKVVLVKVNGTIKNVKFSFDVLNETLANPQCVFWNFNLFDGLGGWDDKGCELQSEKNGTVTCHCNHLTSFSILMSPSIPAVLRVALDFITYIGVGISMGCLVVCLIIEMLVWNAVTGNNTSYMRHVSIVNIAVSLLIADIWFIIGAAISDNEKKDLPACSTATFFIHFFYLALFFWMLVSGLLLLYRTVMVFSHMSKPAMLAISFSLGYGAPLIIAVITIAVTAPGKQYIRDNDGVCWLNWTESKALLAFVIPALTIVVINLLILIVVLFKMLRRGVGDVTQPDEKNALVVIVRCLAILTPFFGTTWGLGVGTMTTPNNLGIHIVFAIFNSLQGLFILVFGTLLDKKIREALTGRSQVSSNRTRSTSAATSSSSGLGFFRIRRRNVFNVSAAPTSGTTGAS, encoded by the exons ATGGCCTCACCAAAGACAGTTTGGTACTTAAGTGTCCTCTTGGTATTTTGCTCCAGTCTGGAAAAACAAGATTGCTTGGAAACTCCAAATGTAACATTGGAG GAATCACCCACTGATGGATCACAAGTTCCTTCTAGAGAAAAGCGAGCGG TTTCCGCAGTTTCCACAGTGACAGCAACCATCTATGAGAAAGTTGGTGAAGTTGAGTTTGACGTCTATAATATTCCACTTGAAATCATACTTTACCTAAAGTCCCATGTGAAAAGTGTAACCTACCCCATCCTGATCTCCAGTGTGTTAAATGTAACAGACATAAACATTACTACTG AATGCTCCTCAGACCCCAGTGGATTCAGGTGCAGGTGTGAGGACCAGTATAGTTGGTCATGTGACCAGTGTTCCTCCAATGTGTCCTGTGATGAGATCGTTGATGGCAAAACATGTGGATGTCTCAATGACTATCCTTCTGATGGAAAGTTCTGTCAGCCAATCACAA ATCTTACTGCTTGTCCAAGTCCAACTACTACAGCAG AGCCATCAACCACTTATGGGGAAATTATTGAAATTGAGTTGGACATGACAGATATTTCAGCTACATTGATAGATGTACTTAGGGCAAGTGTGACTGGCCTGACCTACCCTGTCCTGATCTCCAATGTGTTAAATGTAACGGACGTGAACTTCACTACTG CATGCTACCCAAACAGCACATGCAGATGTGAGGATCAGTATGGTTGGTCATGTGAACAGTGTCTCTCTTATGGGTCCTGTGACAACATCACTGATGACTCCTGTGGATGTATCAAAGCCATTCCTTCTTATGGACCGTTTTGTCAGCCAATCACAA ATCTGACGGCTTGTACAACACCATCTCCAACACCAG CAAAAAAGTACACAGAAAGTTCAACAACTACAACGACACCCTCCAGTACTACATCAA TACCAACAACAAAACAGCCAACAGCAAGTTCAGCAACTCCAACGACACCCTCCG AAAACACACTGAACCTACAATTTACTATGGACATCACCTTTGAGTCCATCTTTAATGATGTAAATAGTGCAATGTTCAAAGATATTAATCAAACT ATCGTAGACATATATAAGAGAAACATGCAAGGCTTCATATCAGCAAAGTTAAATCGTTTAAA GAGTGGAAGTGTTATTGCAGATTTTACTGTTATAACAACAATTGTCGATAATGTGGAAATTGCAAAAGCAAAAGCGGATATTGTCTCAACACTTGGAGAAAAATATCAAATAA AGTTTATCTGCTTGAATGATGCGATCTTTGGCAATGGACAAGTTAATGAAAAAGTTGTAGTTTACTGCAAACCGGATGAAGTGGGTCAGAAGACTGCCATTTGTCAAAGAAATGGCTCGTTTTCAAATCGTGAGGACAACTGTGTCTTAAAAGAAATTGAAAACCTGTTTTCTTTATCTCAG GTTTTAGTGGGGACTGGTCTTCCAGTCTTTTTGGAAAGACTCCGCAACAGCACTTTTAACCTCCTAGGTAGAATAGTTGCATCACCTGCAACTATTTCTACTATTGTTAATATTCTTAAAAATGTTGCAAATGTGTCCCAAAGTACCCCAATTAACAAACCATTGATGAAG AATTTCCTGGAAACGGCAGGTGTACTTACTTCCAAAGGAGCAAAAGCCTCCTGGGATGttctaaacaaaaacaaaaacgaaAGCTCAGCCTTTCTGGGCACCATTGAAACACTTTCCAATTTCCTTACCGACGACTTTTTTAACATAGAAACGCCAAGCATTTTTTTGAACAAAACCACAGTCAACAACTCAATAAACAACTTTTTCAATTTAAACTCGTCTGTTCTGATAGACATACCGGCATCTGAAGCTTCCTTCAATTCAATCACCATAATAACATTTGACTCCTTGGATAATGTTTTACCTGCGagaaacagcagcagtctgaacaacATTGTCAACACCATCAACGGAAAAGTGGTTCTGGTGAAGGTGAATGGCACAATCAAGAATGTGAAGTTCAGTTTTGACGTACTGAACGAGACACTGGCCAATCCTCAGTGTGTTTTCTGGAACTTCAACCTTTTTGACGGCCTTGGAGGATGGGATGATAAAGGATGTGAACTGCAGTCTGAAAAGAATGGCACTGTCACCTGTCACTGTAATCATCTGACCTCCTTCTCCATTTTGATGTCGCCTTCCATTCCAGCTGTGTTGCGTGTCGCTTTGGATTTTATCACTTACATTGGAGTTGGCATATCAATGGGTTGCTTGGTCGTGTGTCTCATCATTGAGATGTTGGTATGGAATGCTGTGACTGGAAACAACACATCTTACATGCGTCATGTCTCTATAGTGAACATCGCCGTTTCCCTTCTGATTGCTGACATTTGGTTCATTATTGGTGCAGCAATTTCCGACAATGAAAAAAAAGATCTACCTGCGTGTTCCACAGCAACATTTTTCATCCACTTTTTCTACCTGGCTCTGTTTTTCTGGATGTTGGTGTCAGGCCTTTTGCTGCTCTACCGGACTGTCATGGTGTTCTCTCACATGTCTAAACCAGCAATGTTGGCCATCAGTTTTTCTTTGGGCTATGGAGCTCCCCTCATCATTGCTGTCATAACTATCGCAGTGACAGCCCCAGGGAAACAATACATCAGAGATAATGATGGGGTTTGCTGGCTCAACTGGACAGAGTCAAAGGCCCTTCTGGCTTTTGTGATCCCCGCCCTGACCATAGTGGTCATCAACCTTTTGATCCTGATTGTGGTTCTGTTCAAAATGCTGAGGAGAGGTGTGGGGGATGTTACTCAGCCAGATGAGAAAAATGCTTTGGTGGTCATCGTCAGGTGTCTGGCCATTCTGACTCCCTTCTTTGGTACTACCTGGGGACTAGGAGTAGGAACCATGACTACACCAAACAATCTAGGAATCCATATTGTGTTTGCAATCTTCAATTCATTACAG GGTTTGTTCATCTTGGTATTTGGAACACTTTTGGACAAAAAG ATCCGGGAAGCTCTGACAGGAAGGTCACAAGTGTCCTCCAACCGCACAAGG TCCACAAGTGCTGCAACATCATCGTCAAGTGGTTTGGGATTTTTCCGGATACGGAGGAGAA ATGTTTTCAACGTTTCAGCAGCTCCAACATCCGGCACTACCGGTGCATCATAG